A single genomic interval of Xyrauchen texanus isolate HMW12.3.18 chromosome 48, RBS_HiC_50CHRs, whole genome shotgun sequence harbors:
- the LOC127639611 gene encoding uncharacterized protein LOC127639611 isoform X1: MKNHYLSFLLLLLVEGVFSDVMMSVMEGDSVTLQIDVTQIQGAETLLWMFNGQSKFIAKIDREYNKIITVPPKNVERFRNRLQVDQIGSLTITNIRTEDSGLYTLGINSSVGIPYKNFRVTVNRVSDVETKTVIKGESVTLQTDLTGLQTVDELQWSYFTPEETRIARVTIETGNKNITLPNVSKIFNDRLNVDSKTGNLIISDVTTEHSGLYKLEINRSQTKPKMFRVTVIERSPVVPDPRPSPGAIAGICTAVAVLLLVVIGIFWYRHKIKASAVKMYNRCCKNFHFPLLQAL, encoded by the exons ATGAAGAATCATTATTTATCGTTCTTACTCTTATTACTCGTGGAGG GTGTGTTCAGTGACGTGATGatgtcagtgatggagggagattctgtcactctacagATTGATGTTACTCAGATTCAGGGAGCTGAGACACTGCTGTGGATGTTTAATGGTCAAAGTAAATTCATAGCAAAGATTGACAGGGAATATAATAAGATTATCACAGTACCCCCGAAAAATGTTGAAAGATTCAGGAACAGACTGCAGGTGGATCAGATCGGATCTCTCACCATCACAAACATCAGAACCGAAGACTCTGGACTTTATACACTAGGGATCAATAGCAGTGTTGGGATTCCATACAAGAACTTCAGAGTTACTGTCAATC GTGTGTCTGATGTTGAGACAAAGACTGTAATAAAGGGAGAATCTGTCACTCTACAGACTGATCTTACTGGATTACAGACGGTTGATGAGCTGCAGTGGAGTTATTTTACACCAGAAGAAACTCGTATAGCACGAGTCACTATAGAGACTGGAAACAAGAACATTACATTACCTAATGTTTCTAAGATATTCAATGACAGACTGAATGTGGACAGTAAAACTGGAAATCTCATCATCAGTGACGTCACAACTGAACATTCTGGACTTTATAAATTAGAGATCAACAGATCACAAACCAAACCAAAGATGTTCAGAGTTACTGTTATTG AACGATCTCCAGTTGTTCCAGATCCGCGTCCGTCTCCAGGTGCTATAGCAGGAATATGTACtgctgttgctgttctgctgctcGTGGTGATTGGGATTTTTTGGTATCGCCACAAGATCAAGGCTTCTGCTGTTAAGATGTACAATCGCTGCTGTAAAAATTTCCATTTTCCATTGCTGCAAGCTCTCTGA